From one Labeo rohita strain BAU-BD-2019 unplaced genomic scaffold, IGBB_LRoh.1.0 scaffold_71, whole genome shotgun sequence genomic stretch:
- the LOC127161677 gene encoding CD276 antigen homolog: MVIGCCFVCVFAVLINKVCLQVTVEGVIGGSVVLPCFSRKNDLKPQDINVHWRHNYTQIVCDIIQGKDSVEGQNQWYKNRTETFPDEYLKGNFSIKLNNLQHADAGEFSCFITSDSKEETVQLFISAFVVDSTADKGNKSTDLETPGETAPDNVGIPWHWVIIAVVLVIIIIVVLILIFRKKRGQSPL; this comes from the exons ATGGTTATCGG ATGCTGCTTCGtctgtgtttttgcagtgctgATAAACAAAG TGTGTCTGCAGGTCACAGTAGAGGGTGTTATTGGTGGTTCTGTTGTCCTGCCATGTTTTTCCAGGAAAAATGATCTTAAACCTCAAGACATTAATGTGCATTGGAGACACAATTATACTCAGATTGTGTGTGATATAATCCAGGGTAAAGATTCAGTAGAGGGACAAAACCAATGGTACAAAAACAGAACTGAAACTTTCCCTGATGAGTATCTGAAAGGAAATTTTTCCATCAAACTCAACAATCTTCAACATGCTGATGCAGGAGAGTTCAGCTGCTTCATCACATCTGATTCGAAAGAGGAGACTGTACAGCTCTTCATCAGTG CTTTTGTTGTAGATTCAACAGCAGACAAAGGAAACAAATCAACTGATCTAGAAACCCCAGGAGAAACAGCACCAGACAATGTGGGGATACCATGGCACTGGGTCATCATAGCAGTTGTATTagttattatcattatagttgttttaatcttaattttcagaaaaaagagaGGTCAGTCTCCCTTATAG